The genomic stretch TTATGATAATCGTTATTTGTTAACAGCTACCTTACGTCATGATGGTTCTTCAAAATTTAAAGATAATCTTTGGGGAATGTTTCCATCTGCAGCTGTAGCTTGGCGTGTTTCTGAAGAAGGTTTTTGGAAAAATTCTAAAATTGATAATTATATCAATGACTTGAAGTTAAGAGGAGAATATGGTGTGGTTGGTAATAATGGTATTCCAAATAATGTATTTAGAACCAATGTCGTAGGTACAGATTATCCTACTAATAATACCGTGGGTAATTTAGCTTTAGTAACAAACTCTGTTTTAGGTAATCGTGGTGTAGAGTGGGAGTCGATGAGATCTACAAATATTGGGGTTGATCTTGCTTTGTTTAACAGCAGAATCAAATTAACTTCTGAATGGTACAATAACAACGTAAGTGGAATGTTATTGGAAACTGTACTTCCTGCATCCACAGGATATAAAAGTCAGTTTGTAAATGTAGGTTCTATGGTAAACAGAGGTATGGAATTTACATTAAATTCAATCAACTTAAAATCTGAAAACTTCAGATGGTCTACCGATGCCAATGTAGGTTTCAATAAGTCAAAAGTACTATCACTTGATGGTGGGAGAACTTTTAGAAATTTCAGCGTAGGAGGTAACAGATCAGGTATGGTAACTTATTATGCGACCGTTGGAGAAGAACTGGGAGATATGTACGGATATGTTTATCAGGGAATTTATACCACTGATGACTTTACACAGGCTGGAAACGGAACATTAACTCTAAAACCGGGAGTTGTAAAACCTGCTTCTGGAACTCCAAAACCGGGTGATATTAAATTTGCTGCTGATAATGAAGCAGGAGATCAGTTTACAAGAAAATTGGTGAAAATTGGAAATGGTACTCCGGATTTTATTGGAGGAATTAGTAATAATTTTTCTTACAAAGGTTTTGATCTTGCGGTATTTTTGAAATTCAGCGTCGGTGGTGATGTGTACAATGCGACCAAACACAGTATGAGTCCGTATGCAATGTTCCAGAATGTACCTTCAGAATTTGGAGATAACTATTATCATGTGATAGATCCTAATACAGGGCAGGCTGCAACAAGTTTGGTGAGACTAAAAGAGCTTAATCCTAATGAAGATTCAAGTCTTTGGAGTTTAGGTACAACCAATTCTAGCTACATCACTTATCCTTCATCATACTATGTAGAAGACGGTTCGTATTTAAGAGTTTCTATGGTAACATTAGGCTATTCTTTTTCTAAAGAATTCTTAAGCCATATTAAATTGACCAATGCACGTATCTATGCAACAGTTAATAACTTAGCAACCATTACTGGTTATTCCGGATTTGACCCGGAAGTTTCAGCAGCAAGTGGTGTTGCGGTAACACCTGGTTATGATAGTTCTTCATTCCCAAGATCTAGAAGTTATGTTTTAGGGATCAATCTTACTTTTTAATATTTAATTGTTTCAATCATGAAAAATATATTTACTAATCGCAGCGTTTTAAAAAAACTAATCATAGTTCCATCTATTTTGATTGCTGGTTTAAGTATCAATGCGTGCAGCGAAGATTTTTTAAATCAACCTGCTTATAATTCATCAGATACAGAATCGGTATTTACCAATATAGAAACTGCAGATGCTTTTGTTCAGGGTTTATATAGAGGTCTTGTTCCTACCGAAATGTTCTATCAGTTAGGAGCTGGCGACACAGTTACTCACTCTGCAGAAGACGGATCAACAAATAATTCTAAATACAATATTTGTAATTATCAGTACGATGCAAAAACACCCAATACGGTTACAGGAATTTATTCTGCAATGTATGCGGTGATCGAAAGAACCAATATTGCCATCGACAGATTACCAGATATGCCGGCAAGCCAAAAGCGTGATGCATTATTGGCAGAAGCAAAGGCCATTCGTGCATTTTGCTACTACAACCTGATCAGAGTGTATGGTGATGTACCAGCAATTTGGATTCCTTTAGAAGAAGCAGATCCTAATGATCCTAATACTCTTTATCCTAAACGTAGTTCGCGTGATGTGATTTATGATAAAGTGATTGCTGATATACAAGAATCCATAAACAATATGCCTGCTTCTAACGGAACACCGGAAAGATTAAACAAGCAGTCAACCAATGCCCTTTTAGCAAAAATCGCTTTGTATGCAGCAGGATATTCTCTTCGTTGGGATCTGAATACAAATTCGCCGGGGATAATGTCTCGCCGTCCGGATAATGCCAGAGTTCAGCAATTATACCAAATTGCAGATGCTGCATTAGATTCTGTAATTAAGGGCGGAACCAATAGTTTGGTACAGGCTCAGGGAGGAAAAAGTGGTTTTGAAGCTTTGTGGTTTAATTTCGACAGAAGAAACTTTTCAACCGTAAATCAGGAAATGATGTGGCACATCGCTTCTTATGGACCTAATACGAACTCAGCATTTGGAGTATATGCTCATCCGGGATCAAGAGGAGGTACTTATGGTTCTCGTAAAGCGTTACAGTTTATACTTCCAAGTTATTATCTGTCTTTTAATGCTGCAGATAAGCGCAGAGATGTTGCTACTACTTCTTATAGTATTTACTTCTTGAACTCTGGTAATGCAAGTGATACATGGGTAGATGTAGGAACAACCTATTCGTGCATTATGCCGGGTAAGTTTAGAATCTCTTGGTGTGTGGAGCCACAAGCTGCAGATTCACGTAATTTGAATATTCCTATCATCAGATACGCAGATGTATTATTAATGTATGCTGAAACACAAAATTATTTAAATAACGGACCTACCGCTGCAGGAATTGCTGCTTTAATGGAAGTAAGAAACAGAGCCGGAATCGGTTCATTACCAATACCAAGCGGTCAGCAGGCTTTTGAATCAGCACTTGTTCAGGAGCGTAAGTGGGAATTTTCGGACGAATTTATGCTTCGTACTGATTTAATCAGAATGAATCGTATCGCAAGCGAAATTGAAGCGACAAAACAAGCTATGAAAAACTTATCAAACCGTACAGGTCAGTTTGCGTCAACACCGGTTTATCGTTTGTATAAATTTCATAAAAATGCTCAGGTTTACGGAGATCCGTTCTTGGCAGTTACTTATATTGATTTAACTAATCCTGCACAGATTGCACAGGTTCAGGCAGTTCCTACCAGTTCAGCTGGGTATGCTGCTTATCAAACGACTTTGAAGGCTATTGCATTAGCGAACGGACAAACTTCAACAGCTGATGACAAATGGTATCCTGTAAATATGTTCCAGGCTTATACAAGTACATTCAATGGTAATGCAAGAAAAGCTGTAGGATTTACAGGAGGATTTAATACACTTCAGGTTGGTAATATTATTTATACAAAACCAACGGGTTCAGCTGAAAATGGCGGAACATATCCAAACTGGATCGAAGGTGGCGGAGACGGTCTGTTCTACGGATTTGTACCTAATAAAACAGAATTACTTCCTTTTGCGGCAGCGTCTGCGGGGCATCCGTTAATTGATAATCCAAATCTTACTCAGCTTCCTGGATATTAATCGATAATAAACACCAAATCAAAATATTAACTAATAATTAACCTTAATGAATTGACCGTACAGCTGAATCGAAAAGTGATAAATATCAGTGTTAATTTATCTTTAAATAATCGATTCAGCAGTATAGTACGGGATGCTGTACAAAATACTACAGTCTAAATTTGGGTTAAAATTCAGAAAACAAAAAGAAAACAAATGGAAAACGTAAAAACATTTAAATACGTAGATTATTTATGGGATGATAGCAAAGCGGCATCTTTCGGAGACGATCAGGTGGCTTTATTTTTATACCGTTCAAACATATTAGGAGCAGATCTTAGAATTACAAATTATGGTGGTGGTAACACAAGTTGCAAAACCATCGAAAAAGACCCGTTGACGAATGAAGAAGTTGAGGTAATGTGGGTAAAAGGTTCAGGTGGTGACATCGGAACTTTGACTAGAAAAGGAATCGCCGGATTATATACGGAAAGACTGAGAAATCTGAAAAATGTTTACGGAGGTTTAGCAGACGAAGACAGAATGGTAGGTTTATTCGATCACTGTATTTTCGATTTGGAAAGCAAAGCGCCTTCTATTGATACGCCTCTTCACGGTTTACTTCCATTTAAACATATCGATCACCTTCACCCGGATGCATTAATTGCAGTTGCAGCAGCAAAAGACAGCGAAGCAATTACCAAAGAAATCTGGGGAGACACAATGGGTTGGGTGCCTTGGCAGAGACCTGGCTTCGACTTAGGTTTACAGCTTGAAAAATGTTTGGCTGATAATCCCGGAATCAGAGGAATCGTTTTAGGAAGCCACGGATTATTCACTTGGGGAGACACTTCGTACGAATGTTACATGAACAGTTTGGAAGTAATCGAAACCGCTTCTGAATATATCGCTAAAAAAATCGAAGAAAACGGACAGGTTTTCGGAGGTCAAAAAGTAGAATCTCTTCCTGCTGAAGAACGTAAAAATAAAGCGGCTCAATTGATGCCCTTATTGAGAGGTTTAGCTTCTTCTGAAAATAGAATGGTTGGTCATTTCACAGACAGTGATGTTGTTTTAGAATACATCAACAGTAACGATTTGGAGCGTTTAGCACCATTGGGAACTTCTTGTCCGGACCACTTTTTAAGAACAAAGATTCAACCTTTAGTGTTGACTTTAGATAAAAATGAAGATTTATCTGATTCTAAAGCTATTTTAGATAAATTAAATCCACTTTTCGAACAATACAGACAGGAATATAAAGACTATTACGAGACTTGCAAACATCCAAACAGCCCTGCAATGCGTGACCCGAATCCTGTGATCATCATTTATCCGGGCGTTGGAATGTTCAGTTTCTCAAAAGATAAGCAGACAACTCGTGTTGCGAACGAATTTTACGTCAATGCAATCAACGTAATGCGTGGTGCAGAAGCTATTTCTGAATACACTTCATTACCAAGACAGGAAGCATTCGATATCGAATATTGGCTACTTGAAGAAGCTAAATTGCAGAGAATGCCTAAAGAAAAACCTCTTTCAAGAAAAGTTGCGATCGTAACCGGTGCAGGAGGCGGAATCGGGCAGGCTATTGCTGACAAAATGGTTGCTGAAGGCGCAGTGGTTGTTTTTACAGACCTTAATCAGGAAGCGGTAGAATCTGTTACCGCAAAATACAACAAAGATCAGGCAGTATCTGTTCCGTGTGATGTGACGAGCGAAGAATCTATTGCCAATGCTTTTAAGGAAGCTGTTTTAGCATTCGGTGGAGTAGATATCATCGTTCATTCTGCAGGTCTGGCTATTTCTAAATCTTTGGAAGATACAACTACGAAAGACTGGGATTTATTGGAGAATGTATTGGTAAAAGGTCAGTTTATGATGGCTAAAAGCGGTACTGAAATTATGAAAAAGCAAAATTTAGGTGGAGACATCGTGAATATTGCAAGTAAAAACGGATTGGTTGCCGGACCAAATAACGTAGCGTACGGAACTGCAAAAGCAGCTCAACAGCACATGACAAGATTATTGGCAGCAGAATTGGCAGCAGATAAGATCCGTGTAAATGTTGTAAATCCTGACGGAGTTATCGTTGGAAGTAAAATCTGGGAAGGTTCTTGGGCAGAAGGTCGTGCAAAAGCAAACGGAATTTCTGTAGAAGAATTACCTGCATTTTACGCAAAGAGAAATTTATTAAACGAAATTATACTTCCTGAAGATATCGCCAACGGAGTTTTCGCTTGTGTTGCGATTTTAGATAAAACGACAGGAAATATTATCAATGTAGATGGCGGAATGGCTAATGCTTTCCCAAGATAATTATTGATTAATATATTTTATTTGGGCAGCTTAATCCGCCCTCCGTTCCCGCTTTTTTGCTCGTCGTACCTCCTCGCAAAAAGAGCTCCACTCAGGTCGGGCTGCGAGATTCGAAAGTAATTGAAAGGTAGGAATCAATATTTAATACTAATTTTAATAAATCATTTAGCCTTGTCAAGGCTCAAAACCTTGACAAGGTTAATTAAAAATCAAACTATGATTATAGGAAAAGATATCATTGAACAATACAATAAAAACGAAGTTGAAAACTTTAATTCAGACTTTGATTTTCTTCAAAATAAATTAACAAAAGCAGGTTCCAACGTTGCTGAGATTGTCAACAAAATTGCCGATTTTCAGGTAGCAATTCCAAGTTGGGCTTTAGGCGCAGGTGGAACCCGTTTCGGAAGATTTTCTTACGGTGGCGAACCTTCTTCTTTGGAGCAGAAATTAGACGATGTAGGATTGATTCACGCTTTAACGCATTCTGCGGGAGCTGTTTCATTGCATATTCCTTGGGATATTCCGAGTGATGTGAAAGCGATTAAAGAAAAAGCAGTTTCTCACGGACTTGTTTTTGATGCGATGAATTCTAACACGTTTCAGGATCAGCCGGGAGCAAAACAATCGTATAAATTTGGTTCTTTAAACGCTGCAAATGAAGATTCTAGAGCGTATGCAGTTGAACACAACAAAGAAGTAATAAGAATTGGAAAAGAATTAGATTCAAAAAGTTTAACCGTTTGGTTGGCAGACGGATCAAGTTTTCCGGGACAGCTGAATTTCCAGACCGCTTTGTCAAATACTGAAAAAAGTTTAAAAGAAATCTACGCAGGAATGCCTGAAGACTGGAAGCTTTTTATTGAATATAAACCTTACGAGCCGAATTTCTATTCAACAACCATTCAGGATTGGGGAACTTCTTTTATGCTGGCAAACGCTTGTGGTGAAAGAGCTTTCACGTTGGTTGATCTTGGGCATCATTTACCGAATTCAAATATTGAGCAAATCGTTGCAACCTTGATGTATAAAGGAAAATTAGGAGGTTTCCACTTTAATGACAGCAAATATGGAGATGATGATTTAACGGTTGGTTCTATTAAGCCTTATGCTTTGTTCTTGATTTTCAATGAATTAGTATACGGAATGGAAAACAATCCAAACAATCCTTATCCGGCTTGGATGATAGATGCAAGTCACAATATCAAAGATCCGTTGGAAGATTTATTACAATCTCTAGAAGCAATTTTAATTGCTTATGCGACAGCACTTTTAGTTGATCAGAAAGCATTAAAAGAAGCGCAACAAAATAATGATGTTGTGTTGGCGCAGGATATTTTGCAGAACGCATACAGAACCGATGTTCGTCCGTTACTGAGAGCAGCAAGATTACAGACAGGTGCCGCTTTAGACCCAATCGCAACATACAGAAACCTAAAAGTAAGAGAGCAATTGATTTCCGAAAGAGGTCTTAATGTTAAAGCAACAGGATTATAAAACCTGTTTTAAAATTGATAATTTCAGCTTTCAAGTGCAATTGAAAGTTTAATTATATGTATCCTTATATAGTTTCGTTAAGGGGAAAGTGTTTAGACTGTTAAGTATTTTCTTGCTGTCTAAACACTCCTTAATGATTTAATTTTGTAAACTACAACGTAAACAAATTAGTGTTATTAGTGAAAATATTTGCGCTATTTGTGTTTAAATAAATAATTCATCTTAAGAATGTCCAAGAAAAAGGTAACCATAGTTTTTGATATTGGAAAGACCAATAAAAAATTCTTTTTATTTGATAAAAATTATAAAGAAGTCGTGCGCGAATATACAGAATTACCGCTTACGACAGATGAAGACGGTTATCCGACAGAAGATCTTTCTGCATTACAAAATTGGATCAAAGATAACTTTAATGCCATTCTTGATGATGAAAACTTTGAAGTAAAAGCAATCAATTTTTCTACATACGGAGCAAGTTTTGTACATCTTGATCAGAAAGGAAATGTTCTGACGCCTTTGTACAATTACACAAAACCGATGGATCAGGAAATTCTTGATCTATTCTACGAAAAACACGGCAGCAAACTGAAAATTGCGCGTGAAACAGCTTCGCCACAAGCCGGAATGCTGAATTCTGGGTTACAATTGTTCTGGATGAAATATAAACACCCGGAAATATTCAAAAAAATACGTTACAGTCTTCATTTACCACAATATTTATCGTATTTGTTTACTGGAATTTGTGTGTCAGAATTTACCTCAATTGGTTGTCACACCAATCTTTGGGATTATGACAAAGCAGATTACCACGATTGGGTTTACGAAGAAGAAATTGATGCTTTATTGCCTCCAATCGTTCCAACTTCTGCAAGTATCAACACTTCTTACAGAAATAAGAAAATTAAAATCGGCGTTGGGATTCATGACAGTTCATCAGCACTTTTACCTTATATTTTAAGTAAAAAAGAACCGTTTTTATTGCTTTCAACAGGAACCTGGAGTATTTCTTTAAACCCATTTAATGATGAAAGCTTGACTGATGAAGATATAGAAAACAACTGTCTGAATTATATGCGGATTGACGGAAAACGTGTAAAAGCATCACGTTTCTTTATGGGAAATGAATATAAAATTCAGGTTGAAAAATTATGTGATTATTACGGAAAAGAATATGGTTTCCATAGAGAAGTAAAATTTGATCAGGATCTGTACCTTCGTTTGATGAAGCACAAAGCGATATATTTCCGCTTTGAAGGGATTATTTTAAAACGAAAAATGATTACCGCTACTGATCTCAATTCATTCGCTACCTTTGAAGAAGCCTATCACCAGCTGATGATTGAATTGATGGATCTGCAGATTCATACCATTACCAATGCCATCGGAAATTCAGAAATTAAAAATATTTACATTGACGGCGGTTTTACAGACAATGATGTCTTTATGAAACTGATGTCTCATCATTTTCAGCATTACAATGTGATGTCTACACATTCTCCGTTGGGATCGGCTTTGGGAGCATCAATGGTGATTTCAAACAAAAAAATAGACGAAACTTTTTTACAGCAGCACTATCAGATGAAAGTGCTTCAGCCTTTAATTTTTAATTTATAATTAATAGTTAATGCGTAGAAAGTTTTAGCCCTAAAAACTAAAAACCATTGACTAAAAACAACCAACAACTAGTTATGTCATTTCCATTTGATACCCGTTACGCTTCGCTTGAACTTTTAATCGAAAAAGCAAAAAAAAGAATGCCCCGTTTCGCTTTCGAATATCTCGATGGCGGATGTAACGAAAACATCAACCGAGACAGAAATACAAGCGAATTGAGAGAAGTTCTGCTTCGCCCGCAATATCTGAATAATAATTATGCGGAAGCCAATATGGAAACTGAATTGTTTGGTGTAAAATATTCTGCACCTTTCGGAATTTCTCCTGTTGGTTTGCAAGGATTGATGTGGCCCAATGCTCCGGAAA from Chryseobacterium indoltheticum encodes the following:
- a CDS encoding bifunctional aldolase/short-chain dehydrogenase produces the protein MENVKTFKYVDYLWDDSKAASFGDDQVALFLYRSNILGADLRITNYGGGNTSCKTIEKDPLTNEEVEVMWVKGSGGDIGTLTRKGIAGLYTERLRNLKNVYGGLADEDRMVGLFDHCIFDLESKAPSIDTPLHGLLPFKHIDHLHPDALIAVAAAKDSEAITKEIWGDTMGWVPWQRPGFDLGLQLEKCLADNPGIRGIVLGSHGLFTWGDTSYECYMNSLEVIETASEYIAKKIEENGQVFGGQKVESLPAEERKNKAAQLMPLLRGLASSENRMVGHFTDSDVVLEYINSNDLERLAPLGTSCPDHFLRTKIQPLVLTLDKNEDLSDSKAILDKLNPLFEQYRQEYKDYYETCKHPNSPAMRDPNPVIIIYPGVGMFSFSKDKQTTRVANEFYVNAINVMRGAEAISEYTSLPRQEAFDIEYWLLEEAKLQRMPKEKPLSRKVAIVTGAGGGIGQAIADKMVAEGAVVVFTDLNQEAVESVTAKYNKDQAVSVPCDVTSEESIANAFKEAVLAFGGVDIIVHSAGLAISKSLEDTTTKDWDLLENVLVKGQFMMAKSGTEIMKKQNLGGDIVNIASKNGLVAGPNNVAYGTAKAAQQHMTRLLAAELAADKIRVNVVNPDGVIVGSKIWEGSWAEGRAKANGISVEELPAFYAKRNLLNEIILPEDIANGVFACVAILDKTTGNIINVDGGMANAFPR
- a CDS encoding FGGY-family carbohydrate kinase; translation: MSKKKVTIVFDIGKTNKKFFLFDKNYKEVVREYTELPLTTDEDGYPTEDLSALQNWIKDNFNAILDDENFEVKAINFSTYGASFVHLDQKGNVLTPLYNYTKPMDQEILDLFYEKHGSKLKIARETASPQAGMLNSGLQLFWMKYKHPEIFKKIRYSLHLPQYLSYLFTGICVSEFTSIGCHTNLWDYDKADYHDWVYEEEIDALLPPIVPTSASINTSYRNKKIKIGVGIHDSSSALLPYILSKKEPFLLLSTGTWSISLNPFNDESLTDEDIENNCLNYMRIDGKRVKASRFFMGNEYKIQVEKLCDYYGKEYGFHREVKFDQDLYLRLMKHKAIYFRFEGIILKRKMITATDLNSFATFEEAYHQLMIELMDLQIHTITNAIGNSEIKNIYIDGGFTDNDVFMKLMSHHFQHYNVMSTHSPLGSALGASMVISNKKIDETFLQQHYQMKVLQPLIFNL
- a CDS encoding sugar isomerase; its protein translation is MIIGKDIIEQYNKNEVENFNSDFDFLQNKLTKAGSNVAEIVNKIADFQVAIPSWALGAGGTRFGRFSYGGEPSSLEQKLDDVGLIHALTHSAGAVSLHIPWDIPSDVKAIKEKAVSHGLVFDAMNSNTFQDQPGAKQSYKFGSLNAANEDSRAYAVEHNKEVIRIGKELDSKSLTVWLADGSSFPGQLNFQTALSNTEKSLKEIYAGMPEDWKLFIEYKPYEPNFYSTTIQDWGTSFMLANACGERAFTLVDLGHHLPNSNIEQIVATLMYKGKLGGFHFNDSKYGDDDLTVGSIKPYALFLIFNELVYGMENNPNNPYPAWMIDASHNIKDPLEDLLQSLEAILIAYATALLVDQKALKEAQQNNDVVLAQDILQNAYRTDVRPLLRAARLQTGAALDPIATYRNLKVREQLISERGLNVKATGL
- a CDS encoding RagB/SusD family nutrient uptake outer membrane protein, with amino-acid sequence MKNIFTNRSVLKKLIIVPSILIAGLSINACSEDFLNQPAYNSSDTESVFTNIETADAFVQGLYRGLVPTEMFYQLGAGDTVTHSAEDGSTNNSKYNICNYQYDAKTPNTVTGIYSAMYAVIERTNIAIDRLPDMPASQKRDALLAEAKAIRAFCYYNLIRVYGDVPAIWIPLEEADPNDPNTLYPKRSSRDVIYDKVIADIQESINNMPASNGTPERLNKQSTNALLAKIALYAAGYSLRWDLNTNSPGIMSRRPDNARVQQLYQIADAALDSVIKGGTNSLVQAQGGKSGFEALWFNFDRRNFSTVNQEMMWHIASYGPNTNSAFGVYAHPGSRGGTYGSRKALQFILPSYYLSFNAADKRRDVATTSYSIYFLNSGNASDTWVDVGTTYSCIMPGKFRISWCVEPQAADSRNLNIPIIRYADVLLMYAETQNYLNNGPTAAGIAALMEVRNRAGIGSLPIPSGQQAFESALVQERKWEFSDEFMLRTDLIRMNRIASEIEATKQAMKNLSNRTGQFASTPVYRLYKFHKNAQVYGDPFLAVTYIDLTNPAQIAQVQAVPTSSAGYAAYQTTLKAIALANGQTSTADDKWYPVNMFQAYTSTFNGNARKAVGFTGGFNTLQVGNIIYTKPTGSAENGGTYPNWIEGGGDGLFYGFVPNKTELLPFAAASAGHPLIDNPNLTQLPGY